A single region of the Sphingobium sp. EP60837 genome encodes:
- the dgcA gene encoding N-acetyl-D-Glu racemase DgcA, translated as MTRIISATVERWPVAGAFIISRGAKTSVDVVLCTVGDGKHVGRGEGTPIYYEGETAEACAAAINAYDGPLNRDALLRGMPRGAARNALDCALWDLEAKQAGVPVWQLAGLAPPAPLPTAFTISLNDPAQMEADARLAAAKGFALLKCKLTGEGDRARIAAVRAGAPDARLIVDANESWHDLDIAAEAAALAQLGVEMVEQPVFHGREDRLVGVKAPLPLCADESCHTRADLDRLGDFDAVNIKLDKAGGLTEALALAREARTRNFRVMVGCMLGTSLGIAPAALVAQGADWIDLDGALLLAKDREGGLPLKDGLLHPGTLWGTGQ; from the coding sequence CATCATCAGCCGGGGCGCCAAGACATCGGTCGATGTGGTCCTGTGCACGGTCGGTGATGGGAAGCATGTCGGTCGGGGTGAGGGAACGCCGATATATTATGAGGGCGAAACCGCCGAAGCCTGCGCGGCCGCGATCAACGCCTATGATGGTCCGTTGAATCGCGACGCGCTGCTGCGGGGAATGCCACGCGGGGCGGCGCGCAATGCCCTTGACTGCGCACTGTGGGATCTGGAGGCCAAGCAGGCGGGCGTACCCGTCTGGCAGTTGGCGGGGCTCGCGCCGCCCGCTCCGCTGCCCACCGCCTTCACCATCAGCCTGAACGATCCCGCCCAGATGGAGGCGGATGCGCGGCTCGCCGCTGCCAAGGGGTTCGCCCTGCTGAAGTGCAAGCTCACGGGCGAGGGCGACCGGGCGCGAATCGCAGCTGTTCGGGCGGGTGCGCCCGATGCGCGGTTGATCGTCGACGCCAATGAAAGCTGGCATGACCTGGATATCGCAGCGGAAGCGGCGGCTCTGGCGCAGCTTGGCGTGGAAATGGTCGAGCAGCCGGTCTTTCACGGCCGTGAGGACAGGCTGGTAGGCGTGAAAGCGCCGTTGCCGCTGTGTGCCGATGAGAGCTGTCATACGCGGGCGGACCTTGACCGGCTCGGCGATTTCGACGCGGTCAATATCAAGCTCGACAAGGCTGGCGGGCTGACCGAGGCGCTGGCGTTGGCACGCGAAGCGCGCACCCGGAATTTTCGCGTGATGGTCGGATGCATGCTTGGAACCTCGCTCGGCATCGCTCCGGCGGCACTGGTGGCCCAGGGAGCGGACTGGATCGATCTCGACGGCGCGTTGTTGCTGGCCAAAGATCGCGAGGGCGGGTTGCCGCTGAAGGACGGGCTGCTTCATCCCGGCACGCTCTGGGGCACCGGTCAGTAG
- a CDS encoding mechanosensitive ion channel family protein, with amino-acid sequence MAAKKDPALPDIAVRPPNLPEMWHSTVNWFSIHALQILVAVGVGVVIYLTLATLRQFGSRLNGKPGDTLGLSHVIGRAIARTTHFFMALVAARLVVSYANPPQMVLKTVIFLFTIAAVFQAAIWAREIILGLIERKTVGDEGHGETLANAMGLIRVLVTFGLFAIAAVVVLDNLGVNVTGLVAGLGIGGIAIGLAAQGIFSDLFAALSIIFDKPFRRGEVITYDQTTARVEKIGLKSTRLRAMTGEKKVISNANLLQKEITSLHTLEQRRVTFSLGIIYQTPDEKADTIPSILKHIVEGEGFHFVNAGLVRFGASSLDFELNFDVPDPDRHDYFQSRHRVGLAIWQRFKAEGIEFAYPTQTSFTAAPDGRTIMPYPNADPVDERARRFT; translated from the coding sequence ATGGCTGCAAAGAAAGACCCTGCCCTTCCCGACATCGCGGTGCGCCCGCCGAACCTTCCGGAGATGTGGCACTCGACGGTTAATTGGTTCTCCATCCATGCGCTGCAGATCCTGGTTGCGGTGGGCGTCGGCGTCGTCATCTATCTGACCCTCGCCACGCTGCGCCAGTTCGGCAGCCGCCTCAATGGAAAGCCCGGCGACACGCTGGGCCTTTCCCATGTCATCGGCCGCGCCATCGCCAGGACGACGCATTTCTTCATGGCGCTGGTCGCCGCCCGGTTGGTGGTAAGCTACGCCAACCCGCCCCAGATGGTGCTGAAGACGGTCATCTTCCTCTTCACCATCGCGGCCGTGTTCCAAGCGGCGATTTGGGCGCGGGAGATCATCCTGGGCCTCATAGAGCGCAAGACGGTCGGCGACGAAGGGCATGGCGAAACGCTCGCCAACGCCATGGGTCTGATCCGCGTGCTCGTGACCTTCGGCCTGTTCGCGATCGCCGCCGTGGTGGTGCTCGACAATCTGGGCGTCAACGTCACGGGCCTGGTCGCTGGCCTCGGCATTGGCGGCATCGCCATCGGCCTTGCAGCCCAAGGCATATTTTCAGACCTGTTCGCCGCTCTTTCGATCATCTTCGACAAGCCCTTCCGCCGCGGCGAGGTCATCACCTATGACCAGACCACCGCCCGCGTCGAAAAGATCGGGCTTAAAAGCACGCGCCTGCGCGCCATGACGGGCGAGAAGAAGGTCATCTCCAACGCCAATCTCCTGCAGAAGGAAATCACCAGCCTTCATACGCTGGAGCAGCGCCGAGTGACCTTTTCGCTCGGCATCATCTACCAGACGCCGGATGAAAAGGCCGACACCATTCCGTCCATTCTGAAACACATCGTCGAAGGCGAAGGGTTCCATTTCGTCAATGCGGGGCTTGTGCGCTTCGGCGCGAGTTCGCTGGATTTCGAACTCAATTTCGATGTGCCCGATCCCGACCGTCACGACTATTTCCAGTCACGGCACCGGGTCGGCCTAGCCATTTGGCAGCGGTTCAAAGCGGAAGGCATCGAATTCGCCTATCCCACCCAGACGAGCTTCACCGCTGCCCCGGATGGCCGAACGATCATGCCCTATCCCAATGCTGACCCTGTCGATGAGAGGGCGAGGCGCTTCACCTGA
- a CDS encoding DNA topoisomerase IB, with protein MPQNRLVHANDSLPGISRRALKRGWAYFLPDGTRITDRDEIDRLNAVGMPPAYRECWFCPLPHGHIQAIGYDDRGRKQYRYHPDFRAAREAEKYGGCALFGRALPCLRARIEADLSTRGLRKERTIAAVVRLLDLAKVRVGNEQYATANKSFGATTLRRRHVDLTGQKLRLRYRAKSGREHDLTISDRRLLRFVRAMQDLPGQHLFQYLDEDGVARPISSGDVNAYIAEAMRHDFTAKHFRTWGASTIAFETLASGPVSLAQMVAPVAEALGNTPAISRKSYIHPALIELCKSGQDEWRAGLRLPRTTRYLTRYERGLIAFLEERGASPALPLAA; from the coding sequence ATGCCGCAAAATCGACTTGTCCACGCCAATGACAGCCTGCCGGGGATTTCGCGCCGCGCACTAAAGCGGGGCTGGGCCTATTTCCTACCCGACGGTACGCGCATCACCGATCGTGATGAAATCGACCGGCTCAACGCCGTCGGCATGCCGCCCGCCTACCGGGAATGCTGGTTCTGCCCGCTGCCGCACGGCCATATCCAGGCGATCGGCTATGACGATCGCGGCCGCAAACAATATCGCTACCATCCCGATTTTCGAGCGGCGCGCGAGGCGGAGAAATATGGCGGGTGCGCCCTGTTCGGCCGCGCTTTGCCCTGCCTTCGCGCCCGGATCGAGGCAGACCTATCGACCCGCGGTCTCCGCAAGGAGCGCACGATCGCGGCAGTCGTCCGCCTGCTCGACCTCGCCAAGGTCCGCGTCGGCAATGAACAATATGCCACCGCCAACAAGAGCTTCGGGGCAACGACGCTCCGCCGCCGCCATGTCGATCTTACCGGTCAAAAGCTGCGACTACGCTACCGCGCCAAGTCGGGCCGCGAGCATGACCTGACGATCAGCGACCGCCGCCTGCTTCGCTTCGTGCGCGCGATGCAGGATCTCCCCGGCCAGCATCTTTTCCAATATCTGGATGAAGATGGCGTAGCCCGCCCGATCAGTTCGGGCGACGTCAACGCCTATATCGCCGAGGCCATGCGCCACGATTTCACCGCGAAGCACTTTCGCACCTGGGGCGCTTCCACGATCGCGTTCGAAACGCTGGCGTCGGGGCCTGTCTCGCTTGCGCAGATGGTCGCGCCCGTTGCCGAAGCGCTGGGCAACACCCCCGCGATCAGCCGCAAAAGCTATATCCACCCAGCGCTTATCGAACTTTGCAAATCTGGACAGGATGAATGGCGCGCAGGGCTTCGCTTGCCGCGCACTACGCGCTATCTGACGCGTTACGAACGCGGACTGATCGCCTTTCTGGAAGAGCGTGGCGCAAGCCCCGCACTCCCCCTGGCGGCCTGA
- a CDS encoding putative O-glycosylation ligase, exosortase A system-associated: MRDLFFLAFLGAFFLLGLRRPFLLIAVYAYIDIVSPQRLSYFLLNRIPISAIAFALAVGAWLLVDKKSDCRFSMRQLLLLILLAWCGFTTATADFPLNAHTKWEWVWKAMIFAIFLPLTLRTRLRLEALTLFMVLCASTIIINGGMKTALSGGGYGVLNLMVDNNSGLYEGSIISCVAISLIPLILWLAKHGTIFPPDWRVRGFAYALCLACLLMPIGTEARTGLVCIAILAGLMLMRSKRRFVYGPLMALAALAAIPFLPASFTQRMSTIENHQGDESASTRLAVWKWTLDYVKEHPGGGGFDNYLQNSFTYHMQERVTDSGGSRVERRLVTDKGRAYHSAYFEMLGEQGYFGFAVWLLIHLICFIRTESIRRLYRNSDAPGEAWIAPFALALQQGHVIYMVGSLFVGIAYQPFIFMMLSLQIGLDTYLARKRGAAARGRLVPLQPLRPIRGGM; the protein is encoded by the coding sequence ATGCGTGACCTCTTCTTCCTCGCCTTCCTCGGCGCTTTCTTCCTGCTCGGCTTGCGGCGGCCTTTCCTGCTGATCGCTGTCTATGCCTATATCGACATCGTCTCGCCGCAACGGCTTTCCTATTTCCTGCTGAACCGCATCCCCATTTCCGCGATCGCCTTCGCGCTGGCCGTGGGGGCATGGCTGTTGGTGGACAAGAAATCCGACTGCCGCTTTTCCATGCGCCAGTTGCTGCTTTTGATCCTGCTAGCCTGGTGCGGTTTTACGACCGCGACCGCCGATTTCCCGCTCAACGCCCACACCAAATGGGAATGGGTTTGGAAAGCGATGATCTTCGCGATCTTCCTGCCCCTCACCCTGCGCACCAGGCTGCGGCTGGAGGCGTTGACCCTCTTCATGGTGCTGTGCGCCAGTACGATCATCATCAACGGCGGCATGAAGACGGCGCTGTCGGGTGGCGGCTATGGCGTGCTCAACCTGATGGTCGATAATAATAGCGGCCTTTATGAAGGCAGCATCATCAGCTGCGTCGCCATTTCGCTGATCCCGCTGATCCTCTGGCTGGCGAAGCATGGCACCATCTTCCCGCCGGACTGGCGCGTGCGCGGCTTCGCCTATGCGCTATGTCTCGCCTGCCTGCTGATGCCCATCGGCACCGAAGCGCGCACCGGCCTTGTCTGCATCGCGATCCTCGCTGGGCTGATGCTGATGCGGTCGAAGCGGCGCTTCGTCTATGGGCCCTTGATGGCGCTCGCCGCACTCGCCGCCATCCCTTTCCTGCCCGCCAGCTTCACGCAGCGCATGTCCACGATCGAGAATCATCAGGGCGACGAAAGCGCCTCAACGCGCCTCGCCGTGTGGAAATGGACGCTCGACTATGTGAAGGAGCACCCCGGCGGCGGCGGGTTCGACAATTATCTGCAGAACAGCTTCACCTATCACATGCAGGAGCGGGTGACCGACAGCGGCGGGTCGCGCGTCGAGCGGCGGCTCGTCACCGACAAGGGCCGCGCCTATCACAGCGCCTATTTCGAAATGCTTGGCGAACAGGGCTATTTCGGTTTCGCCGTCTGGCTGCTGATCCACCTCATCTGCTTCATCCGCACCGAATCGATCCGCCGCCTCTACCGTAACAGCGACGCTCCAGGCGAAGCATGGATCGCGCCCTTCGCGCTGGCGCTCCAACAGGGGCATGTCATATATATGGTCGGATCGCTGTTCGTCGGGATCGCTTACCAGCCCTTCATCTTCATGATGCTATCGCTGCAGATCGGCCTCGACACCTATCTCGCGCGCAAGCGCGGGGCAGCGGCGCGGGGGCGGCTTGTTCCACTGCAACCATTACGGCCCATCAGGGGAGGAATGTGA
- a CDS encoding TIGR04063 family PEP-CTERM/XrtA system glycosyltransferase has protein sequence MTRILHVLDHSLPMHSGYTFRTRAILRAQMARGWEVRGITGHRHGTAGPAEETIDGLHFHRTPGNAATGNPLLREWRDISAHADAIDALIAHWRPDVIHAHSPVLNAMAAQRAAKRHDIPLVYEIRAFWEDAAVGNGTGIEGSPRYWLTRQLETHAVRAADAVAVICEGLRQDLVSRGIDAAKIIVSPNGVDMEQFGTPVPRDPALTQKLGLEGADVVGFIGSFYDYEGLDDLIAAMPRLVRARPKVKLLLVGGGPCEQALRDQATASPFADHILFVGRVPHDQVENYYAQVDVLAYPRKLMRLTDLVTPLKPLEAMAQGRLVAASSVGGHRELIEDGVTGTLFAPGDPAAMATALAGMFADRGFWDDRRGVARAFVERERNWSSNILRYEPVYERLLQRSQRVRAAA, from the coding sequence ATGACTCGGATACTTCATGTGCTCGATCACAGCCTGCCGATGCACAGCGGCTACACGTTCCGCACTCGCGCGATCCTGCGGGCGCAGATGGCGCGGGGCTGGGAGGTGCGGGGCATTACAGGCCATCGTCATGGCACGGCGGGCCCTGCCGAGGAGACGATCGACGGCCTTCATTTCCATCGCACGCCGGGCAATGCGGCGACGGGCAATCCGCTGCTGCGCGAATGGCGGGATATTTCCGCCCATGCCGACGCGATCGATGCGCTTATCGCGCACTGGCGGCCCGATGTGATCCATGCCCATTCACCGGTCTTGAACGCCATGGCGGCCCAGCGTGCGGCGAAGCGGCACGACATTCCCCTGGTCTATGAAATCCGCGCCTTTTGGGAAGATGCGGCGGTCGGCAACGGCACGGGTATAGAAGGTAGCCCGCGTTACTGGCTCACCCGGCAGCTGGAAACTCATGCGGTGCGAGCGGCCGATGCGGTCGCGGTGATATGCGAAGGGCTGAGGCAGGATCTCGTCTCTCGCGGCATCGATGCGGCCAAGATCATCGTGTCGCCCAATGGGGTGGATATGGAGCAGTTCGGAACTCCCGTGCCGCGTGATCCGGCACTTACGCAAAAGCTGGGGCTAGAGGGTGCCGATGTGGTCGGCTTCATCGGCAGCTTTTATGATTATGAGGGGCTGGACGATCTCATCGCAGCCATGCCGCGACTCGTGCGTGCGCGCCCGAAGGTCAAGCTGTTGCTGGTCGGTGGCGGTCCTTGCGAACAGGCGTTGCGCGATCAGGCGACGGCTTCGCCCTTTGCCGACCATATTCTTTTCGTTGGCCGGGTGCCGCACGATCAGGTCGAGAATTATTACGCGCAGGTCGATGTCCTCGCTTATCCGCGTAAGCTGATGCGCCTTACCGATCTGGTGACGCCATTGAAGCCGCTGGAGGCGATGGCACAGGGGCGGCTGGTCGCTGCGTCGAGCGTCGGGGGGCATCGCGAATTGATCGAGGATGGCGTCACCGGCACCTTGTTTGCGCCGGGCGATCCGGCGGCGATGGCGACGGCGCTGGCGGGCATGTTCGCCGATAGGGGCTTCTGGGACGATCGGCGCGGGGTCGCGCGGGCCTTTGTCGAGCGTGAGCGTAACTGGTCGTCAAATATTCTGCGGTACGAGCCTGTTTATGAGCGGCTGTTGCAGCGTTCGCAGCGCGTGCGCGCCGCCGCCTGA
- a CDS encoding S24 family peptidase has translation MVGNGEDPRVVLERLIAERGENYADLSRLLKRNPAYVQQFIKRGTPRKLDEEDRRVLARYFGVAEEMLGGPRGQVPIERKSRPLPAVVPVPRLSLGASAGAGSLDEDERAAGVLAFDANWLRHLGVRPQRVSIIRVDGESMAPTLNDGDEIMVDHDDDATRLRDGVYVLRLDGVLMVKRIAMGPRRGLFSVLSDNRHYPGWVDIEPALVAIVGRVVWTGRRLV, from the coding sequence ATGGTCGGTAATGGAGAAGATCCGCGCGTGGTGCTGGAACGGCTGATTGCCGAACGGGGGGAGAATTATGCCGATCTGTCTCGGCTGCTAAAGCGCAATCCGGCCTATGTTCAGCAGTTCATAAAGCGCGGCACGCCGCGTAAGCTGGACGAAGAGGACAGACGCGTGTTGGCGCGTTATTTCGGCGTGGCTGAAGAAATGCTTGGCGGGCCGCGAGGGCAGGTGCCGATTGAAAGGAAATCGCGGCCGCTGCCCGCCGTGGTGCCGGTGCCGCGATTGTCGCTCGGCGCCTCGGCAGGGGCGGGTTCACTCGATGAGGATGAGCGGGCGGCGGGCGTGCTGGCGTTCGACGCCAATTGGCTGCGGCATCTGGGCGTTCGCCCGCAGCGCGTCTCCATCATCCGCGTTGATGGCGAATCGATGGCGCCGACACTGAATGACGGCGATGAGATCATGGTCGATCATGATGATGACGCGACGCGGCTCCGCGACGGGGTCTATGTGCTGCGGCTGGACGGTGTGCTGATGGTAAAGCGCATCGCGATGGGCCCCCGGCGCGGGCTGTTCAGCGTACTCAGCGATAATCGTCATTATCCCGGCTGGGTGGATATAGAGCCGGCGCTGGTAGCGATCGTCGGCAGGGTGGTATGGACCGGACGGCGGCTCGTCTAA
- a CDS encoding XdhC family protein: protein MNDNDAVIRKAIEWRGAPMALATVVSTWGSAPRPRGSHMIVHQDGRFEGSISGGCVEADVLQRAEEVIAGRPAHVERYGVADDDAWAVGLPCGGQISVLVQPVGEGGFAPALFDRVAQAREQGRALLLSTDLDTGLSREGAIEGQFQNRYDPPRRLLIVGAVQIAQALSALATAIGVTPVVIDPRGRFLTNERFPGVELDDRWPDEAIAARQPGEATAVVTLSHDIKIDDPALAAALRAPTGYVAALGSRKSHAARLERLTAMGFSAEELARIDGPAGLNIGAVGAAEIALSIAAGMIAGFNARA, encoded by the coding sequence TTGAACGACAATGACGCGGTGATCCGCAAGGCGATCGAGTGGCGCGGCGCGCCCATGGCGCTGGCGACAGTGGTATCGACCTGGGGATCGGCGCCCCGGCCGCGCGGCAGCCATATGATCGTGCACCAGGATGGCCGTTTCGAAGGCAGCATCTCGGGCGGCTGCGTCGAGGCCGATGTATTGCAGCGTGCGGAGGAGGTAATTGCAGGCCGCCCGGCGCATGTCGAACGCTATGGCGTTGCCGACGACGACGCTTGGGCGGTGGGACTGCCCTGCGGCGGCCAGATCAGCGTGCTGGTGCAGCCGGTGGGCGAGGGCGGCTTTGCGCCTGCACTGTTCGACCGGGTTGCACAGGCGCGGGAGCAAGGGCGCGCGCTCCTTCTTTCTACTGACCTCGACACGGGGCTGAGCCGGGAAGGCGCCATCGAAGGCCAGTTCCAGAACCGCTACGATCCGCCGCGCCGGCTGCTGATCGTGGGGGCTGTCCAGATTGCTCAGGCCCTGAGCGCCCTTGCAACGGCGATCGGCGTGACGCCGGTGGTGATCGATCCGCGCGGGCGGTTCCTGACAAACGAGCGCTTTCCCGGCGTCGAACTGGATGATCGCTGGCCCGACGAGGCGATTGCCGCGCGTCAGCCGGGGGAGGCGACGGCGGTGGTGACGCTTAGCCACGACATCAAGATCGATGATCCGGCACTGGCCGCAGCGTTGCGGGCGCCCACCGGCTATGTCGCGGCGCTGGGATCGCGCAAGAGCCATGCGGCACGGCTGGAGCGGCTGACGGCCATGGGCTTTTCAGCAGAGGAGTTGGCGCGGATCGACGGTCCGGCGGGCCTCAACATCGGAGCGGTGGGCGCAGCGGAGATCGCGCTGTCCATTGCGGCCGGGATGATTGCAGGGTTCAATGCGCGGGCCTGA
- a CDS encoding YbdD/YjiX family protein produces MSGLLDRIRRTARMMVGVPDYDSYARHMLTHHPDQPVMTHAQFFRERQEARYGGKNGGKCC; encoded by the coding sequence ATGAGCGGGCTGCTGGACAGGATTCGGCGAACAGCGCGGATGATGGTCGGCGTGCCGGACTATGACAGCTACGCCCGGCACATGCTGACGCATCATCCGGACCAGCCCGTAATGACGCACGCGCAATTTTTCCGTGAGCGGCAGGAAGCGCGCTACGGCGGCAAAAATGGGGGCAAGTGCTGCTAA
- a CDS encoding carbon starvation CstA family protein, whose translation MTRHIPWIPIAIIGAAALSVVAVSRGEAVNALWIVIAAVSSFLVAYRYYALYIARAVMRLDPSRPTPAIRRADGLDYVATDRVVLFGHHFAAIAGAGPLVGPVLAAQMGYLPGTIWIIAGVVLAGAVQDFMILFISMRRDGKSLGELIRMEMGQVAGTIALFGAFMIMVIILAVLALIVVKALAESPWGMFTVAATVPLAMLMGAYTRWIRPGRIGEVSLLGLVGLLAAIVYGQSVALSPVWGPIFTFTPVQLCWILIGYGAVASVLPVWLLLAPRDYLSTFLKIGAIAALAIGIVIMAPPLKMHAVTQFVNGNGPVWSGGLFPFLFITIACGAVSGFHALIASGTTPKLIASEADAPIIGYGAMLMEAFVAIMALVGASILDPGVYFTMNSPAAVIGTDASSAAAAVTAMGFPITPELIAQTAKDVGEHTIISRAGGAPTLAVAMAEIFSHVVGGPAMKAFWYHFAILFEALFILTAVDAGTRAGRFMLQDLIALAVPSFKETKSIGPSLVATGLTVAAWGFFLYQGVTDPLGGVNTLWPVFGISNQMLAAIALMLATAVLFRMKQDRYAWVTMIPTTWLLVCTLSAGLLKLVSSDVKVGFLAHAAKFSAAAEEGTVLAPAKSMAEMRQIIFNDRVDAGLVAIFLAVVLSLLFFTIRTCLAARRTNGPTAREIPALVPAE comes from the coding sequence ATGACCCGGCATATCCCATGGATCCCGATCGCCATTATCGGCGCAGCCGCCCTGTCCGTCGTCGCAGTGTCGCGCGGCGAGGCGGTCAATGCTCTCTGGATCGTCATAGCCGCAGTCAGCAGCTTTCTCGTCGCCTACCGCTACTATGCGCTCTACATCGCCCGCGCCGTGATGCGGCTCGATCCGTCGCGGCCCACCCCTGCTATCAGGCGGGCCGACGGCCTGGACTATGTCGCGACAGATCGCGTTGTGCTGTTCGGCCATCATTTCGCAGCCATCGCGGGGGCGGGACCGCTCGTTGGCCCGGTCCTCGCCGCGCAGATGGGCTATCTGCCCGGCACGATCTGGATCATCGCAGGGGTCGTGCTGGCCGGTGCGGTGCAGGACTTCATGATCCTCTTCATCTCCATGCGCCGCGACGGCAAGTCGCTAGGCGAGCTGATCCGCATGGAGATGGGCCAGGTTGCAGGCACCATAGCGCTGTTCGGCGCCTTCATGATCATGGTCATTATCCTTGCCGTTCTGGCGCTGATCGTGGTGAAGGCGCTCGCCGAAAGCCCGTGGGGCATGTTTACGGTGGCGGCGACCGTGCCGCTCGCCATGCTGATGGGCGCCTATACGCGCTGGATCAGGCCGGGTCGGATCGGAGAAGTGTCTCTGCTGGGTCTGGTCGGGCTGCTGGCGGCAATCGTTTATGGGCAGAGCGTGGCGCTCTCGCCCGTCTGGGGTCCCATCTTCACCTTCACGCCGGTGCAGTTGTGCTGGATACTCATCGGCTACGGCGCAGTCGCTTCGGTGCTGCCGGTCTGGCTGCTGCTGGCTCCGCGCGATTATCTGTCCACCTTCCTCAAGATCGGCGCGATCGCCGCACTCGCCATCGGTATCGTCATCATGGCCCCGCCGCTCAAGATGCATGCGGTCACGCAGTTCGTGAACGGCAATGGCCCGGTCTGGTCGGGCGGGCTCTTCCCCTTCCTGTTCATCACCATCGCCTGTGGCGCTGTGTCTGGTTTCCACGCGCTGATCGCCAGCGGCACCACGCCCAAGCTGATCGCCAGCGAAGCCGACGCGCCGATCATCGGCTATGGCGCGATGCTGATGGAGGCGTTCGTCGCCATCATGGCCCTGGTAGGGGCGTCCATCCTGGACCCCGGCGTCTATTTCACGATGAACAGCCCGGCAGCGGTGATCGGCACCGATGCCTCAAGCGCGGCGGCGGCCGTAACCGCCATGGGCTTCCCCATCACGCCCGAACTGATCGCCCAGACAGCGAAGGACGTCGGCGAACATACAATCATCTCGCGAGCGGGCGGCGCGCCGACGCTTGCGGTGGCCATGGCGGAAATCTTTTCTCATGTCGTAGGTGGCCCGGCGATGAAGGCCTTCTGGTATCATTTCGCGATCCTGTTCGAAGCGCTGTTCATCCTGACTGCCGTGGACGCGGGCACACGCGCGGGCCGTTTCATGCTGCAGGACTTGATCGCGCTGGCCGTGCCCAGCTTCAAGGAGACGAAGAGCATCGGCCCCAGCCTGGTTGCGACTGGGCTTACCGTCGCGGCATGGGGCTTCTTCCTCTATCAGGGTGTCACCGATCCGCTGGGCGGCGTGAACACGCTGTGGCCGGTGTTCGGCATTTCCAACCAGATGCTCGCCGCCATCGCGCTCATGCTGGCCACGGCGGTGTTGTTCCGCATGAAGCAGGACCGTTATGCCTGGGTGACGATGATCCCGACGACATGGCTGCTGGTCTGCACCCTGTCGGCGGGCCTCTTAAAGCTCGTGTCCAGCGATGTGAAAGTCGGCTTCCTTGCCCATGCCGCCAAGTTCAGCGCGGCAGCGGAGGAAGGCACGGTCCTCGCCCCGGCCAAGTCGATGGCGGAAATGCGGCAGATCATCTTCAACGACCGGGTGGACGCGGGGTTAGTCGCGATCTTCCTAGCGGTCGTCCTCTCGCTGCTCTTCTTCACGATCCGCACCTGCCTCGCCGCGCGGCGGACGAACGGACCGACGGCACGCGAGATTCCGGCGCTGGTGCCCGCGGAATGA
- a CDS encoding DoxX family protein — protein MKGKSASKLSEANRRDRIRIAALWLLSAFYLVAGIAHLTRPSGFVAITPPWVPWPAQVVALTGLAEIAGAIGLHIPRLRRAAGVGLALYALCVWPANLNHAINDIPLGEAHLGWWYHGPRLLLQPVIIWWALWASGVIDWPFRRKGVARKMGDCL, from the coding sequence ATGAAGGGGAAGTCGGCCTCTAAGCTTTCAGAGGCCAACCGACGGGACCGCATTCGCATAGCGGCGCTGTGGCTTCTGTCAGCGTTTTATCTGGTTGCGGGCATCGCGCATCTCACTCGGCCGAGCGGCTTCGTCGCGATCACGCCCCCCTGGGTGCCCTGGCCTGCTCAGGTTGTCGCCCTCACTGGGCTGGCGGAGATAGCGGGGGCGATCGGATTGCACATTCCACGCCTCCGCCGGGCAGCTGGCGTCGGGCTTGCCCTTTATGCCCTATGTGTCTGGCCAGCCAATCTCAACCACGCCATCAACGACATCCCGCTGGGCGAGGCGCATCTTGGCTGGTGGTATCATGGGCCACGCCTGTTGTTGCAGCCGGTCATCATCTGGTGGGCGCTCTGGGCCAGCGGCGTCATCGACTGGCCGTTCAGGCGAAAGGGCGTGGCCCGGAAGATGGGTGATTGTCTTTGA
- a CDS encoding pyridoxamine 5'-phosphate oxidase family protein — MVQRTLAQLAKAMKDIDFAMLSTHAGDGRIGARPMSNNRDVEYDGDSYYFTTDDTVMVRDIEQNPNVGLSFQGSAGLLNQRPLFVAIEGRADLIRDKTEFEAHWNSDLERWFEQGVDTPGLVMIKVRAERAHYWDGEDEGEVGL, encoded by the coding sequence ATGGTTCAGCGGACGCTGGCGCAACTTGCGAAAGCGATGAAGGATATCGACTTCGCGATGCTCTCCACTCATGCAGGTGACGGCCGTATCGGCGCCCGCCCCATGAGCAACAATCGTGACGTCGAATATGATGGCGATAGCTATTATTTCACGACGGATGACACGGTGATGGTCCGAGACATCGAGCAAAACCCCAATGTCGGCCTCTCCTTTCAGGGCAGCGCCGGATTGTTGAACCAGCGGCCCCTGTTTGTCGCCATCGAAGGTCGCGCTGATCTGATCCGTGACAAGACGGAATTTGAGGCGCATTGGAATAGCGATCTGGAGCGCTGGTTCGAACAGGGCGTGGATACCCCTGGTCTTGTGATGATCAAGGTTCGCGCTGAACGCGCCCATTATTGGGATGGCGAAGATGAAGGGGAAGTCGGCCTCTAA